The DNA segment TTCCTTGAAATGTTTCATCCTTTTTTAATTACAGCCCGGTCTTATAAACCTATCAGAAACAAATAATGACTCTTCTGATCAAGCTATCGATACATTAATGCGTTTTCTGGTTTTGAGACTACGCTTAATAGTTTCAAAATTAACTATTCCATCTTTAAGGGCGAAAAGGGTATCATCTTTCCCTTTTCCAACGTTTAAACCAGGTAAAACTGATGTACCTCTTTGTCTAATGAGAATAGATCCAGCATTAACCTTTTCTCCACCGTAAGCTTTCACACCAAGCCTCTTAGAGTTTGAATCTCTACCATTTCTAGTAGAGCCAGTTCCTTTTTTATGTGCCATGAGAAATTAATTTAGTTAATAGTGTAAAAAGTTTTAGAAGATAATTTAACTTGGTTCTTTTTTTACTTTACTAGTTTTTGGTTTTGCAGGGGCTTTTTTAGGCTTGTCTGTAATGGCCTTTTCTTTTACAGATGCTTTTTTAGGCTTGTCTGTTATGGCCTTTTCTTTTACAGATGCTTTTTTAGGCTTGTCTGTTATGGCCTTTTCTTTTACAGATGCTTTTGTAGTCTTCGATTCACTCGCTTTATCTTTCAAAGGGTTTTCAACCTTAGATTTTTTTGGTGTAACAGTTTTAACTGAATTGGTTTTTTTTGACTTTGATATTGAAGTAACCATCACACGTGTAAGTTCTTGTCTATGTCCATTCTTTCTGCGTGTTTTCTTCTTACGCTGCATTTTATAAACAATTATCTTTGGCCCTCTTTTATGGGCCATAACTTTTAGCTCAATATTGGCGCCATTAATAAAAGGTTTTCCTATAGATAATCCTTCCTCATCATTGATTAAAAGAACTTTATCAAGGGTAATTGTGTCATCAATACCTGCATTGATACGATCAACGTCATAGTAACGATTTGGTTCTAGCCACATTTGGGTGCCAGAAGTTTCAGCAATTGCATAATGCCCTTTATTAGGAGCATCTGAAGCTTGTTTTTTATTATTTGGAGTCATTTAATCAAAAGACATGAACAGGCTCGGTTTTACTAAAAATCAAAGTTAGATTTCTCGTATTTTCGGATTAGGCCTGCAACACAATCGAAAGACAAGATAACATCCTCACTCTTAGAGGTGAAATCCGTCAAGATTTATATATGTATATCACCTTCTTTAGAAGAAAGTTTAAGAAATGAGCAAAAAAAAAACATACATCCTTAAATTGTATGTCGCTGGAAACACTCCAAATTCTATGCGCGCCTTAAACACTCTTCGAGAGATTCTTAAAACAGATTTCAAGGGGGTTTATGCATTAAAAGTAATTGATGTACTTGAGAAGCCTCAACTGGCGGAGGAAGACAAAATACTTGCTACACCCACTCTATCTAAAATCCTCCCTCCCCCTGTAAGAAGAATTATCGGAGATCTTTCCGATCGAGAAAAGGTTTTAATTGGTCTGGATTTACTTTTTGAAGAACTAAATGAAAAGTCATTTTTTTCTTCAACTGATAATGAGCACGAGATAGAGAGCAAATCTTAAATATCGCTATAAAAATAAAGCCCAATATACATTTTCTAACTAGTTTTAAGTCTGAGCTGAACTTGTATGCATTCTTCTAAAAATTTTCCCATCCCAAAACAGCAGGTTCAGAAGCTTCCAACTGGTATAGAAGGTTTTGATGATGTGTGTCAGGGAGGACTGCCTATAGCAAGAAGTACATTATTTACTGGGACATCTGGCACTGGCAAGACAGTGTTTTCTCTTCAGTATCTGTATCACGGGATATCCCATTTTGATGAGCCTGGTATTTTTGTAACGTTTGAAGAATCACCAATAGATATTATTAGGAATGCTGCAGGTTTTGGTTGGGACCTTCAGGAATTAATCGATCAGGATAAATTGTTTATTCTTGATGCTTCACCTGATCCTGAAGGACAAGATGTTGCAGGGAATTTTGATTTATCCGGATTAATTGAAAGAATTAGTTATGCCATAAATAAATACAAAGCAAAGAGAGTTGCTATCGACTCAATGACCGCTGTCTTTCAACAATATGATGCTGTATATGTCGTGAGAAGAGAGATCTTCCGCTTAATAGCAAGACTTAAAGAAATAGGGGTGACCACAGTTATGACTGCTGAGAGAGTAGATGAATATGGTCCTATAGCTAGATATGGAGTAGAAGAATTCGTTTCAGATAATGTTGTGATTTTGAGAAATGTTCTTGAGTCAGAAAAACGTAGACGCACAGTCGAGGTCTTAAAGCTTCGTGGTACCACACATATGAAAGGAGAGTTTCCTTTCACTATGGGCACCCACGGGATAAGTGTATTCCCATTAGGAGCAATGCGTTTAACGCAACGCTCTTCAAATATTCGAATTAGTTCAGGAGTCCCAGCCCTTGATGAAATGTGTGGTGGCGGTTATTTCCAGGACTCAGTAATACTTGCTACTGGGGCAACAGGGACTGGTAAGACTATGCTTGTCTCTAAATTCATTGAGGATGCATATTCTAATAAAGAAAGAGCAATCCTTTTCGCTTATGAAGAATCAAGAGCTCAACTCCTTAGGAATGCTACAAGTTGGGGTATTGATTTTGAGAAGATGGAAAGCGATGGATTACTTAAAATTATCTGTGCTTACCCAGAATCAACAGGGCTAGAGGATCATTTGCAAATAATCAAAACAGAAATCACTGAATACAAGCCCTCTAGAATGGCAATAGATTCTCTTTCAGCTTTAGCTCGAGGAGTAAGCCTCAATGCATTTAGACAATTCGTTATAGGAGTAACAGGTTATGCTAAACAGGAAGAAATAGCGGGGTTTTTTACTAACACTGCTGAAGAGTTTATGGGGAGCCATTCCATTACAGACTCACATATTTCAACAATTACAGACACAATCTTATTGCTTCAATATGTAGAGATTGGAGGAGAGATGGCCCGTGCAGTAAATGTTTTCAAAATGAGAGGATCATGGCATGACAAGCGAATTAGAGAATTCATCATTACTGGAGATGGTCCTGAAATAAAAGATTCATTTACCAATTTTGAACAAATATTTAGTGGCGCACCGCATCGTATAAGTAGCGATGAAAATCTTCCTGGTGTATTTAAAAGTATTGACAAAAGAGATGTCAGAAAGTCTTAGATTAAATTGAGTTATCTTCTAATTGCATATCCCATTTCCTACGAACTCGTTCAGATTCTATTAAAAATTCATCTGCATCATTTTTAGCAAGAGGAAGGTCAAACCAGAAAGTTGTACCTATACCTGGTGCACTTATCATGCGAATCTTACTACTATGTTTCTCTAATATTTCCCTAACAATTGATAAGCCAAGTCCTGTTCCTGCTTCTGTATGAACATCATTTTCAATCCTGTAAAATCTATCGAAAATTTTAGATTGCCCTTCTTCTGATATTCCGCAACCTGTATCTGATATTTCAACTCTAATCCTTGGCAAAGGCGAAATTATGTCGCATGCAGGCGCATCTTTATTTTCTGGAATTAAGGAGCCAACACATACGTCAGGCCATGTATATGCTCGTAGAAGAATTTTTCCACCACTTTTGGTGAATTTAAGAGCGTTACCTACCAAGTTATCTAAAACTTGCAAGGATAAATCCCAATTTCCACGAGTTAATTGCATGTTTTCCTCTAACTCTTGAATAATTTCAACATTTTTATCTTTGGCATTTAACCTATAATTTTTCAAAGTTTGCTCTATTGCTGGGCTGATATCGATTTCATCAAACTGTACATTCGATGAAGTCTCTAATTTGGATAGATCAAGTACATCATTTACTAATCTAGTAAGCCGGTCGGTTTCCGAATTTGCAACCTCTAAAAACTCCATTTTCTGTTTATGAGGAAGTTTTTCATCAAGGTCATAAAGAGTTTCAACATAGCTTTTTATATTAAACAATGGGGTCCTAAGTTCATGGGAAACATTACTTATAAAACGTCTTTGTGCAGCATTTAATTCAACTTCTCTAGTTAAGTCCTGAACTGTAATCGCAATCCCTTTAAGGTTAGAGCCAGAAGAATCTCTTACTGATTGCAAAACAATTCTAAGTGTTCTAGAAGGTTCGTCTGTACTACATCTTATTTCATTACTATCAGAGATGTTATTTAGCAATGAAATCATTTGTGGGTGCAAGTCATTTGCAATTAACTCTGGCAATTCTTCTATTAAATCTTTAGTTTCTATTTTTCTACCTTCCCAGCGAAATAGCCTTCTTGCCGTAGGGTTGACAAGAACAATCTTACCTTTCTCATCAAGCAAAATTGCACCATCAGCCATAGTTGCAATTAATGATTGTTGTTTAACTTGAGCTGCCTTTAATTCTTCAATGTTTGCCGCATCATAATCCTCAAGCTGGGATGCCATATTATTGAATCCATTTAAAAGTTCACCTAATTCTCCACTCATAGGAAGATCTATTCTTGATTTAAAATTACCTTTAGCTATTTCTCTTACACCACTAACTAATTCACGAATCGGTCGGGTTATTGTCTGAGCATTAAAGATAGCTCCAATAATTACAAGCACCCAAATAGATATAAATACGGCAATCGTTATTTCTCTAGTTAAGGCAGCGCTGGCAAGTGCATTCTTATTAGGTGTCACTCCTAAGGCAAGATTCCCTACATACTTACCTTTGAAAAGCAATGCAACAAATACATCAGTTACTTGTCCTTGAGGAGTTAAGTGCTGCCTAACAAGTGGAAACTGCGGCCTCTTTTTCAACTCTTGTGGTAGCTGAAGTTTTTTTCGTAATTGAAATTCACTCTCTGAAGAACTAGGGGTTGCACTAATAGGTATTCCTAATTGAACAATTCCTTCAGGATCAGTGAAAAAAATATATCTAATATTTCTACTAGATCGCCAAAATTTCTCAGCAACATTAAAAAGTTCTCTTTCTTGATTCCTAGCAACTAATTCAGTGACATTACCTGAAAGCAACAGTCCAAGATCTCTGGCATATCTTGTGTCATTCATGCCAGCATCTCTTTGAATACTACTTAAAGCAAAGAATGTAATACCTGTCATCAACAAACTAACTACTAATGTTGCTATGGCTAGTAATTTTGCTCTTAAACTGAATTCATTCCACCAATTAGAAAAAAAGTTTTCAGAGTTGCCTTTAAGAGGCAGATTGTTTTCCACATTATCTTTATCAAGCACGATTAATACCTAACATCATTATTTCTAACCTGGTAGCCAATATCATTCCTATAATAAATACCTTTAAAGCTAATTCTTTTCATGCCTTCATATGCAAGTTTAAAAGCCTCTTTATAGCTTGAGCTTTGAGCAACAATTGACAAAACTCTTCCTCCTGCTGTAAGGAGATTACCTTCTTGATCGAATCTAGTGCCTGAATGAAATAATTGAATCTGACTATTTTGATCTAGCTCAATTGAAATCAAATCTCCTTTTTTAGGATTTTCAGGATAACCACTAGTTGTGGCAACAACACATGCACTTATTAGATTATTTGGTTTGAGTTTTGGAGCATTATTTAATGATCCAAGAGCTGAAGCTTGCAATATTTGTGCGAACTCAGGTGACATTAATGGCATCAATGCTTGACATTCCGGATCTCCAAAACGGCAATTATATTCTATTACTTTTGGCCCTTGTTTTGTAAGCATTAAACCAGCATAAATAACTCCTCTATAATTGATATTTCTTTTTTTAAGAGCTTCCAGGGTTGGTTTAAGTATTAGATCAGTTATTTCCTCAAGATCCTTTTGACTAAGAATCTGAGCAGGGGCATATGCACCCATCCCGCCAGTGTTGGGGCCTTTATCACCTTCCATCAATCTTTTATGGTCTTGAGCAGTAGGAAGAATCTCAAGGTTCTCTCCATCGCTTATTGCGAAGACAGAAACCTCTGGACCTTCAAGACACTCTTCAAGAACTAATTTCGCTCCTGCTTCTCCAAATTTCCCCTCGAAAGCATCTTTTATTGCTGCTTTAGTTTGTTCTATTGAGCTACATACTGACACCCCTTTCCCAGAGGCTAAACCATCAGCTTTAACAACTAAAGGTTGACGAACAATAGACAAAATTTCAAATGCCTCATCAATAGTATTTACGCTCCAATATTTTGCTGTAGGTATACCGGCATCAGCCATTAACTCTTTTGCCCAGTTTTTACTTGCTTCTAATTGAGCACCATCTTTACCTGGTCCAAAAACAACTAATTCTGATTCTCTTAACTGATCTGCCAATCCTTCTGAAAGGGGTTTCTCTCCACCAATAACAACTAAATCAATCTTCAAAGAATTGCAAGCAGTAATTATTTCTTGGCTATTTGATTCTTGTATGTCTAGTCGGTGACAGTAGAGGTGTTCTTCAGTTCCACCATTGCCAGGAGCAACATAAACTCTTTCAATTTCCTCAGATTTAGCTATAGCCCAAGCCAAAGCATTCTCACGTCCACCTCCGCCTATAACTAGAACTTTGTTTAATTTTGGAAGTGAGGGAAAAATTGATTTTGATTTTGTCATAACTAATACTGCTGCTGTTTTAAGCTTTAGCTTGCATTTAATTTGTTTTTAGAGACATATTGCTTATTCTAAAAAACAATTTTGCTTGCCTCATGTGGGTTTATTGTATTTAAAGTACCTAACTTAATAGCTTTTAGTTGAGGTAAAAAGGAATCTAATGGAATTAAATCAGAGTTCGCTTCTTTATGAAGGCAAAGCAAAAAGGATTTTCAAAACTAATAATCCAGATGAGTTCCTAGTACATTTCAAGAATGATGCAACTGCTTTTAATGCCAAGAAACATGCAGAACTAGAAGGCAAAGGAAGTTTAAACTGTCAGATCTCATCAATTATTTTTAAATTTCTAGAAGAAAACGGAATACCAACACACTTTATAAGTGTAAAAGATGATAGTTGGATGCTAGTTCAAAAAGTAGATGTTATCCCCCTGGAAATTGTTATTCGAAATATTGCAAGCGGATCACTATGCAGAGAGACACCTATCCCTGTAGGGCAAGAATTATCAACGCCTCTTCTAGACTTGTATTATAAGGATGACGCCCTGGATGATCCACTTTTGACTGAGGACAGATTAGAATTACTAGGATTAGTTTCCAAAAGTCAAAAGCAAGAAGTAAAGGCTCTTGCCTTTAAAGTTAATAGGTGTTTAAAGGGATTTTTCGAAAATTTGAACCTAGTTTTAGTTGATTTCAAATTAGAAATGGGTTTCAACAGTCATGGAGAATTATTAGTTGCCGATGAAATCAGTCCAGATAGTTGCAGGATCTGGGACTGTAATATTAAAGATCATAATGATCGGATTCTTGACAAAGATCGTTTTCGAAAGGATCTTGGAGGTGTATTAGACGCTTATAGTGAAGTGCTTCGTAGAATAAAAAAGTTTTACTCTAGATAGAGCATGAATTCAATCTCACTTAATTCCATCTATTAAGCTTTATCCTAGAAATATAAATGGCAGGTATTACTACCATCAGCTCAATGAGACAATTTCGCAGAAGGGCATATTTTTTAGCATTGACTTTGCCGCTAGTAAGCGGAGGAGCTGCCAATGCCGAAATACGTTGGGAACTTGTAACACCTAATAAAAACAAATCAGAAGATATTTGGGTGAATGCTAAAAGAGGTAAAACTGAAAAGTTGAAACCCTACAAGTCAGTCTCTTATGGACTATCAACCATAAACCCAGGGAAAACAAGTCTTTCAAATTCAAACCCTAAAAAAGCAATCAAAGCTAATAAGACTGGTAATTTATTAGACAAATATCAAGAAAAATATCTTGCAAATTCAAACCCTAGGGAAACAGCCTCACCCCAAAGCTCCGAAGAGTTAAGAAACATATTTCAAAAAACAGATATTGCAGATCGAAAAGATAACAAAGAAATCGCAGAAAATGAAGATCTCGTATTGATTTCTGAAGTAGTTATTACTGGTCTGGAGAGTCACCCAGAGAAAGTGCGTTTAGAATATGCAGCATATGATGCCATGACTGTTAGGCCTGGAAGCAGAGTAAGTAAATCAGAATTAAAAAGAGATTTAAATGCCATTTTTACTACTGGATGGTTTTCAGGCCTAGAAATTGAGGCAATTGATACGGCTTTAGGGGTCAAATTAATAGTAGATGTTAAACCTAATCCTGTTTTCACTGAGGTTATTGTTAATCCTGAGGATTCTCTAATCACTAAAAAAGCTCTTAAAGATATTTTTAAAACAGATTTTGGGAAAACACTTAATTTAAATGTTCTAAAGCTGCGAATGAATAAGCTAAAAGAATGGTATTCAGAAAGAGGTTATTCATTAGCAAGAATTTCAGGGCCTAATAGAGTTACTTCAAATGGGAAAGTCCAATTAGAAGTACAAGAAGGAACTATAGAAGATATAAAGGTTATTTTTCTTGATGATGAAGGGAATTCAGTCAAAGAGAATGGCAAGCCAATTAGAGGAAAAACAAAAACATGGGTTATAAATAGAGAGCTTTTAAGTAAACCTGGAGCAATATTTAATAGAAAAAATCTTGAAGCTGATATCAAAAGACTATATGGACTTGCTTTGTTTAGTGACATTAAAGTTTCTTTAAAGCCAGTTACAGGTGAGCCTGGGAAAATAGAAATAATCCTAGGGATTACTGAACAAAGGACCGGATCACTTACAGGCGGAATTGGTTGGAGTGGTTCCCAGGGGTTCTTTGGTTCAGCAGGTCTTCAAGAAAAGAATTTACTTGGGAGATCTTGGTCCAGTGATATCAATTTTACTTATGGAGAATATGGGGCATTAATTAGCTTCTCTTTAACTGATCCATGGATCAAAGGTGACAAACATAGAACTTCTTTTCGCACTTCAGTGTTTATTAGTAGAGATGTACCTCAAGAATTTAGAAGTTCTAAAGGACATATCTTGGGGGTAAGTGATTATGCTCAAGGAACTGGCAGCAGCCCTGGTTCAAGAGTTTATGATATTGATTTTGCTCATAGTGGTGTAAATAATTCTGCCTTCAGTTCAGTATCTGCTGCTAAAGCTAGTGATTCAAATACAAGTTGGTTTGATTATGAAGGTGACTCAGTACTTTTACATAGGACAGGCGGTAACTTCTCTTTTTCAAGACCTTTAAATGGTGGGAATCCTTATAAGAAAGCAACCTGGTCAGTACTTTTGGGGATGGATTTTCAGAAGGTAAAGCCTATTGATTATTCAGCTCAAGACAGGCCTTATGGAGCGAAGGCAATTAATGTTGTAAATAACACAGCATTAAACAATGATGTTATTTGTATAGCTTTTAATTGTGCAAAAGAGAATACGCTTGTAGGTTTTAGAGGCGGAATGTCTAGGAATAAACTTAATAATCCTAGAAACCCAACATCAGGAACGTTTTTAAGCATAGGTACTGAGCAATATATTTCTGTTGGAGAAAATTCCCCTACCTTTAATCGTGCAAAAGCAACTTATTCCTATTTTATTCCTATTAATTGGCTTAAGTTACACAAAGGATGTAAACCAAAAGCTGGGGAAGATCTCGCTTGTCCCCAAACACTTGCTTTTCAGTTAAAAGGCGGATCAATAGTTGGTGATTTACCCCCTTATGAAGCCTTTTGTCTAGGAGGATCTAAGTCAATTCGAGGTTGGAGTGCCTGTGATTTAGCTGTTGCCAAAAGATATGGAGAGGCTTCTGTAGAATATAGAGTTCCTGTTTGGAGAATGGTTTCAGCAAATGTTTTTGTTGATGCAGGTACGGATTTCGGTTCTCAAGCCGATGTGCCAGGTAATCCAGGAGGACTTCTTCACAAGAAAGGCAAAGGCTTTTCAGTAGGGAGTGGATTGTCATTCAACACCCCAGTTGGGCCATTAAGAATAGAAGCTGCAAGTCAAGATTTAGAAGGTGATTGGCGTTATAACGTTGGTTTTGGCTGGAAGTTCTAGTGTGGAATGGCTGCCTGCTAATTATGAGAACACTTGGACTCTTGGAGGGCCTGTTTTTCGTAAAGGGATTTGCTTACACAGTGGTGAAGAGTCTGAGGTAACTCTTCTGCCTTCAGAGGAAATAGGGTTTTATATTTCTTGGGTTAACAGCTCTGATCCCCCTATTAAACTCAAACCCAATCAAGTTGTTAATAGTCACTTATGCACAGCCCTTGTCCTAGGTGAAAGAAGAGTTTCAACAGTGGAACATCTTCTTGCTGCTTTAGCTGGTTGTGGTCTTACCCATGTACAAATACTTTTATCTGGAAATGAGATACCGCTTCTAGATGGATCATCTATTGAATGGGTTGAAGGTATTAGGGAAGCTGGAATGGTTCCATTAAATATTTCAAATACTAATTTTCCTGAAATTAATAAATCTTTTGTAATCAACAAAGGTTCAAGCATAATTACAGCTACACCATCGGATAGTTTAAATTTAATTGGAATAATAGATTTTCCATACCCTGCAATAGGCAAACAGATATTTTCTTTAGAATTAAACCCAAGATCTTTTTATAAGGAAATTGCACCTGCAAGAACATTTGGCTTTAAAGATCAAATAGATCATTTAATTAAATCTGGATTAATTAAAGGCGGTGATTTAAATAATTCACTAGTTTGCGATGGCGAATCTTGGGTGAACCCTCCTTTAAGATTCAAAGATGAGCCTGTTAGGCATAAGCTATTGGACTTAATAGGAGATTTAGCTCTTATTGGGTTGCCTAAAGCGCAGGTTTTGGTTTACAGGGGGTCACATGCATTGCATGCCGAACTCGCTAAATCTCTTTCAAGAGAATGCTCTTTAACAAAATATTATTTTGACTAATTCTTCGGATCAAACATTTCTCCTAACTAATGAGGAAATAATGGGACTTTTACCCCATCGTTATCCTTTTGCATTGGTTGACCGTGTAGTGGCCTATGAGCCCGGCATAAGCGCTACTGGAATTAAGAATGTAACTATTAATGAGCCTCACTTTCAAGGGCATTTCCCTGACAGGCCCTTAATGCCAGGCGTCTTGATTGTTGAGGCGATGGCTCAAGTTGGAGGACTTATTGTTAAACAGATGCCTAACCTTCCTAAAGGCCTTTTTGTTTTTGCAGGTATAGATGGTGTGAGATTTCGTCGTCCTGTAGTTCCTGGAGATCAATTAATCATTAATTGCGAATTAATAAGTATAAAAAGGCAGCGCTTTGGCAAGGTAAAAGGAGAAGCCAAAGTGGATGGGAATTTAGTTTGCTCAGGTGAATTGATGTTCTCCTTAGTAGATTAATTCAATGCTGGAAAAGATTGAATCAGCAAATGAGATGATAGAAAACTCATCAACCAAAATCCATCCATTAGCAGTTGTCAATTCAAAGGCAGAGCTTGGGGAAGGTGTTGTTGTCAGCTCTGGGGCTGTAATAGGGCCCGAAGTGCAAATAGGTTCAAATACTATTATTGGTCCAAATGTGATTCTTGATGGGAGACTGAAGATTGGCTCGTCAAATAAATTTTTCCCAGGTGCTTGTATAGGCCTAGAGCCACAAGATTTGAAATACAAAGGGGCAGCTACTGAGGTAATAATTGGGAATAACAATACTTTTCGCGAATGTGTAACAGTTAATCGTGCTACTAATATTGGAGAACAAACAAGGATTGGCGATGGATGTCTCTTAATGGCATATACCCATGTCGCTCATGGTTGTGATATTGGAAATGATGTTGTTATTTCTAATAGCGTTCAAATAGCAGGAGAAGTAGTTATTGGAGATAAAGCTGTTATTGGAGGTTTATTAGGTATACATCAATTTGTTCATATTGGATCTCTAGCAATGGTTGGTGGCATGACAAGAGTGGATAGAGATGTTCCGCCTTATTGTTTAGTCGAAGGGCACCCTGGCAGAATGCGTGGGTTAAATCGCGTTGGTATAAAAAGAAGAGGCCTAGACAAACAAAATCCTGAGGAATTTAAGCAATTACAAGAGGCTTGGGACCTGATTTATAGATCAGGTCATATTTATAAGAAAGGCTTAGAACTAGTTAGAGCAAAGCGCCTTCTAAAGGCCACTAATGAACTTTGTGTTTTCCTTGAAGCTTCTATAGGACAAGGTCGAAGAGGCCCTATGCCATATTTGAATTCTGAAAAGAAATAGACCATGCGGCTGCTTATTAGCACTGGAGAGGTGTCTGGGGATTTGCAAGGAAGTTTTCTAGTAAAAGCTTTATTAAATGAGTCAGAAAAAAGATCTCTCCCCTTAGAAGTCATTGCACTAGGTGGTCCTCGAATGCAAGCTGCAGGTGCAGAACTTTTAGTAAATACATCTTCAATAGGAGCAATTGGTTTTTTAGAAACCTTGCCTTTTCTAATTCCTACACTGAGGGCACAAAAAACTGCTGACAATTTATTTGTTAATTCCCCACCAGATGTTTTAGTACTAATTGATTACATGGGGCCAAATATTAAACTTGGAAATAAAGTACGCAAACTCTTTCCTGATCTACCAATTGTTTATTATATTGCCCCTCAGGAATGGGCTTGGAGGATAGGGGAAGGAGGCTCGACTGATTTGATTGGTTTTACAAATAAAATACTTGCTATCTTTCAAAAAGAAGCTGATTTTTATGCATCTAAAGGGGGAAGTGTGACGTGGGTGGGGCACCCAATGCTTGACAACCTTAGAGATTTGCCAACTCGCAATGATGCTTGTAAAAAGCTCAAATTAGACCCTTCTCAAAAGTTCTTATTAGTTTTACCTGCCTCTAGGTCGCAAGAACTTAAATATATTTTACCCACTCTTCTTAAAGCAGCAGCAATGCTTCAAGAAAAAGATCCTTCGCTATATATTCTCTTACCTGCTGGACAACAAAGTTTTGAAAGCAAGCTTCAGAGATCCTTAAAGAAGTTTGGCATTAATGGGAAGGTTTTTCCAGCAAAATATACTGAGGATTTGAAATCAAGTTTTTTCAAAGTTTCTGAGCTAGCACTTACTAAATCAGGCACTATTAACATGGAGTTAGCTTTACATTCAGTTCCTCAAATTGTTGGTTATAAAGTAAGTAAATTGACTGCTCTAGTAGCCAAAAAAATTCTTCAATTTGAAATAGATCATATTTCACCAGTTAACCTTTTGTTAAATGAGAGAGTAGTTCCAGAACTTGTTCAAAAAGATTTCACTTCAGAAGCAATCTATAACATTGCATCATCCCTATTAAATAACAAATCAGTCCGTTCTCAAATCCTAGATGGTTATAATAGATTAAAATCAAGCCTTGGCGAACCTGGGGTAACTCAAAGAGCTGCTAAAGAAATTTTA comes from the Prochlorococcus sp. MIT 0603 genome and includes:
- the rpmA gene encoding 50S ribosomal protein L27; this encodes MAHKKGTGSTRNGRDSNSKRLGVKAYGGEKVNAGSILIRQRGTSVLPGLNVGKGKDDTLFALKDGIVNFETIKRSLKTRKRINVSIA
- the kaiB gene encoding circadian clock protein KaiB, producing MSKKKTYILKLYVAGNTPNSMRALNTLREILKTDFKGVYALKVIDVLEKPQLAEEDKILATPTLSKILPPPVRRIIGDLSDREKVLIGLDLLFEELNEKSFFSSTDNEHEIESKS
- the kaiC gene encoding circadian clock protein KaiC; the encoded protein is MHSSKNFPIPKQQVQKLPTGIEGFDDVCQGGLPIARSTLFTGTSGTGKTVFSLQYLYHGISHFDEPGIFVTFEESPIDIIRNAAGFGWDLQELIDQDKLFILDASPDPEGQDVAGNFDLSGLIERISYAINKYKAKRVAIDSMTAVFQQYDAVYVVRREIFRLIARLKEIGVTTVMTAERVDEYGPIARYGVEEFVSDNVVILRNVLESEKRRRTVEVLKLRGTTHMKGEFPFTMGTHGISVFPLGAMRLTQRSSNIRISSGVPALDEMCGGGYFQDSVILATGATGTGKTMLVSKFIEDAYSNKERAILFAYEESRAQLLRNATSWGIDFEKMESDGLLKIICAYPESTGLEDHLQIIKTEITEYKPSRMAIDSLSALARGVSLNAFRQFVIGVTGYAKQEEIAGFFTNTAEEFMGSHSITDSHISTITDTILLLQYVEIGGEMARAVNVFKMRGSWHDKRIREFIITGDGPEIKDSFTNFEQIFSGAPHRISSDENLPGVFKSIDKRDVRKS
- a CDS encoding HAMP domain-containing sensor histidine kinase, whose amino-acid sequence is MLDKDNVENNLPLKGNSENFFSNWWNEFSLRAKLLAIATLVVSLLMTGITFFALSSIQRDAGMNDTRYARDLGLLLSGNVTELVARNQERELFNVAEKFWRSSRNIRYIFFTDPEGIVQLGIPISATPSSSESEFQLRKKLQLPQELKKRPQFPLVRQHLTPQGQVTDVFVALLFKGKYVGNLALGVTPNKNALASAALTREITIAVFISIWVLVIIGAIFNAQTITRPIRELVSGVREIAKGNFKSRIDLPMSGELGELLNGFNNMASQLEDYDAANIEELKAAQVKQQSLIATMADGAILLDEKGKIVLVNPTARRLFRWEGRKIETKDLIEELPELIANDLHPQMISLLNNISDSNEIRCSTDEPSRTLRIVLQSVRDSSGSNLKGIAITVQDLTREVELNAAQRRFISNVSHELRTPLFNIKSYVETLYDLDEKLPHKQKMEFLEVANSETDRLTRLVNDVLDLSKLETSSNVQFDEIDISPAIEQTLKNYRLNAKDKNVEIIQELEENMQLTRGNWDLSLQVLDNLVGNALKFTKSGGKILLRAYTWPDVCVGSLIPENKDAPACDIISPLPRIRVEISDTGCGISEEGQSKIFDRFYRIENDVHTEAGTGLGLSIVREILEKHSSKIRMISAPGIGTTFWFDLPLAKNDADEFLIESERVRRKWDMQLEDNSI
- the purD gene encoding phosphoribosylamine--glycine ligase, which gives rise to MTKSKSIFPSLPKLNKVLVIGGGGRENALAWAIAKSEEIERVYVAPGNGGTEEHLYCHRLDIQESNSQEIITACNSLKIDLVVIGGEKPLSEGLADQLRESELVVFGPGKDGAQLEASKNWAKELMADAGIPTAKYWSVNTIDEAFEILSIVRQPLVVKADGLASGKGVSVCSSIEQTKAAIKDAFEGKFGEAGAKLVLEECLEGPEVSVFAISDGENLEILPTAQDHKRLMEGDKGPNTGGMGAYAPAQILSQKDLEEITDLILKPTLEALKKRNINYRGVIYAGLMLTKQGPKVIEYNCRFGDPECQALMPLMSPEFAQILQASALGSLNNAPKLKPNNLISACVVATTSGYPENPKKGDLISIELDQNSQIQLFHSGTRFDQEGNLLTAGGRVLSIVAQSSSYKEAFKLAYEGMKRISFKGIYYRNDIGYQVRNNDVRY
- the purC gene encoding phosphoribosylaminoimidazolesuccinocarboxamide synthase, with the protein product MELNQSSLLYEGKAKRIFKTNNPDEFLVHFKNDATAFNAKKHAELEGKGSLNCQISSIIFKFLEENGIPTHFISVKDDSWMLVQKVDVIPLEIVIRNIASGSLCRETPIPVGQELSTPLLDLYYKDDALDDPLLTEDRLELLGLVSKSQKQEVKALAFKVNRCLKGFFENLNLVLVDFKLEMGFNSHGELLVADEISPDSCRIWDCNIKDHNDRILDKDRFRKDLGGVLDAYSEVLRRIKKFYSR